One segment of Burkholderia multivorans ATCC BAA-247 DNA contains the following:
- a CDS encoding sugar kinase: MAEIVVAGELLAEFVATERGRSFDTPGLFAGPFPSGAPAIFADQAARLGARVAYAGCVGRDAFGDAIVARLAHDGVDVARIRRVARPTGTAFVAYRDDGSRSFVYTLSTSAAACLDASDVDTSMFDGCRYFHVMGSSLTGESAIAAVRRGVIEAARVGAKVSFDPNVRPEMLSFRPMRAALDEMLAACHLFLPSEADLPFFCGPQSPERAIAALLATHPLLERVVLKRGAAGSVAFERAHRVEAPAYAVDEVDPTGAGDCFGGTLVASLVAGVPLDAALRRANAAGAIAVTRRGPMEGNSNAAEIARFLTERGVGCPV, encoded by the coding sequence ATGGCCGAGATCGTCGTCGCGGGCGAACTGCTCGCCGAATTCGTCGCCACCGAGCGCGGTCGGTCGTTCGATACGCCGGGGCTGTTCGCCGGGCCGTTCCCGAGCGGCGCGCCCGCCATCTTCGCCGATCAGGCCGCGCGCCTCGGTGCACGCGTCGCCTACGCGGGCTGCGTCGGGCGCGACGCCTTCGGCGACGCGATCGTCGCGCGGCTCGCGCACGACGGTGTCGACGTCGCGCGCATCCGCCGCGTCGCGCGTCCGACCGGCACCGCGTTCGTCGCGTATCGCGACGACGGCTCGCGCAGCTTCGTCTATACGCTGTCGACGAGCGCGGCCGCGTGCCTCGATGCGTCCGACGTCGACACGTCGATGTTCGACGGCTGCCGCTACTTTCATGTGATGGGCTCGTCGCTGACCGGCGAATCGGCGATCGCGGCCGTGCGGCGCGGCGTGATCGAGGCCGCGCGCGTGGGCGCGAAGGTGTCGTTCGATCCGAACGTGCGGCCCGAGATGCTGAGTTTCCGGCCGATGCGCGCGGCGCTCGACGAGATGCTGGCCGCATGCCATCTGTTCCTGCCGAGCGAAGCCGATCTGCCGTTCTTTTGCGGCCCGCAGTCGCCCGAGCGCGCGATCGCCGCATTGCTCGCGACGCATCCGCTGCTCGAGCGCGTCGTGCTCAAGCGCGGCGCGGCCGGCAGCGTCGCGTTCGAGCGCGCGCATCGCGTCGAGGCGCCGGCGTACGCGGTCGACGAAGTCGATCCGACCGGCGCCGGCGACTGCTTCGGCGGCACGCTGGTCGCAAGCCTCGTCGCCGGCGTGCCGCTCGATGCGGCGCTGCGCCGCGCGAACGCGGCCGGCGCAATCGCCGTCACGCGGCGCGGGCCGATGGAAGGCAACAGCAACGCGGCCGAGATCGCGCGTTTTCTGACCGAGCGGGGTGTCGGATGTCCGGTATGA
- a CDS encoding L-iditol 2-dehydrogenase, with protein MRLEDKVAILTGAASGIGEAVAQRYLDEGARCVLVDVKPAGGSLARLIEAHPGRAAAVTADVTRRDDIERIVATAVERFGGVDILFNNAALFDMRPLLDESWDVFDRLFAVNVKGMFFLMQAVAQRMVEQGRGGKIVNMSSQAGRRGEALVSHYCATKAAVISYTQSAALALAPHRINVNGIAPGVVDTPMWEQVDALFARYENRPLGEKKRLVGEAVPLGRMGVPADLTGAALFLASADADYITAQTLNVDGGNWMS; from the coding sequence GTGAGACTGGAAGACAAGGTCGCGATCCTGACGGGCGCCGCCAGCGGCATCGGCGAAGCGGTCGCGCAACGCTATCTGGACGAAGGCGCGCGCTGCGTGCTCGTCGACGTGAAACCGGCCGGCGGCTCGCTCGCACGGCTCATCGAAGCGCATCCCGGCCGCGCGGCGGCCGTCACCGCCGACGTCACGCGCCGCGACGACATCGAGCGCATCGTCGCGACCGCGGTCGAGCGGTTCGGCGGCGTCGACATCCTGTTCAACAACGCGGCGCTGTTCGACATGCGCCCGCTCCTCGACGAATCGTGGGACGTGTTCGACCGGCTGTTCGCGGTCAACGTGAAGGGCATGTTCTTCCTGATGCAGGCGGTCGCGCAGCGGATGGTCGAGCAGGGGCGCGGCGGCAAGATCGTCAACATGTCGTCGCAGGCCGGCCGTCGCGGCGAGGCGCTCGTCTCGCACTACTGCGCGACGAAGGCGGCCGTGATCAGCTATACGCAGTCGGCCGCGCTCGCACTGGCGCCGCACCGGATCAACGTCAACGGCATCGCGCCGGGCGTCGTCGACACGCCGATGTGGGAGCAGGTCGACGCACTGTTCGCGCGCTACGAGAACCGGCCGCTCGGCGAAAAGAAGCGGCTCGTCGGCGAGGCGGTGCCGCTCGGCCGCATGGGCGTGCCGGCCGATCTGACCGGCGCCGCGCTGTTTCTCGCGTCGGCCGATGCCGACTACATCACCGCCCAGACGCTGAACGTCGACGGCGGCAACTGGATGAGCTGA
- a CDS encoding Fur family transcriptional regulator — MATSSSLAARLSRADAFAAEHGLAWTPLRRQVYERVLAAQRPIGAYDLLAELEPTRGRVPPTTVYRALDFLVEHGFIHRIESKNAFFACCEIGVPHEGQFLICDACGDTVEIPGGELAKQLSSTEPAHGFEVHHQVVELSGLCGHCKRKPAQR; from the coding sequence ATGGCTACCTCCTCCTCCCTCGCCGCCCGGCTGTCCCGGGCCGACGCATTCGCCGCCGAGCACGGGCTCGCCTGGACGCCGCTGCGCCGCCAGGTCTACGAGCGCGTGCTCGCCGCGCAGCGTCCGATCGGCGCATACGATCTGCTCGCCGAACTCGAGCCGACGCGCGGCCGCGTGCCGCCCACGACCGTCTACCGCGCGCTCGACTTCCTCGTCGAGCACGGCTTCATCCATCGCATCGAGTCGAAAAACGCGTTCTTCGCGTGCTGCGAAATCGGCGTGCCGCACGAAGGCCAGTTCCTGATCTGCGACGCGTGCGGCGACACCGTCGAGATTCCCGGCGGCGAGCTCGCGAAGCAGCTGTCGTCGACCGAGCCCGCGCACGGTTTCGAGGTTCATCACCAGGTCGTCGAGCTGAGCGGCCTGTGCGGCCACTGCAAGCGCAAGCCCGCCCAGCGCTGA
- a CDS encoding metal ABC transporter solute-binding protein has translation MSIALKRAPLRALSPVRRSPASRALRWLAAGVAALSLAAPALAQAAPVNVVAAENFYGDVVTQIGGSHVAVTSILSNPDQDPHLFEASPKTARALQHAQLVIYNGAAYDPWMGKLLGASKQAKRATIVVADLVGKKAGDNPHLWYDPATMPAAARAIAAELGRVDPANKADYDANLQKFIASLKSVDDKIAALRAQYKGVPVTATEPVFGYMADAIGLEMRNQRFQLATMNDTEASAQDVAAFEKDLRDKRVRVLIYNSQAEEAMTKRMLKIAHDSGVPTVSVTETQPAGKTFQQWMAAQLDALGHALSTGKP, from the coding sequence ATGTCTATTGCCCTGAAGCGCGCGCCGCTGCGCGCCCTGTCGCCCGTTCGTCGTTCCCCCGCGTCGCGCGCGCTGCGCTGGCTCGCCGCCGGCGTCGCCGCGCTGTCGCTCGCGGCGCCCGCGCTCGCGCAGGCCGCGCCCGTCAATGTCGTCGCCGCGGAGAATTTCTACGGCGACGTCGTCACGCAGATCGGCGGCAGCCACGTCGCGGTCACGAGCATCCTCAGCAATCCCGATCAGGATCCGCACCTGTTCGAGGCAAGCCCGAAGACGGCCCGCGCGCTGCAGCACGCGCAGCTCGTGATCTACAACGGCGCCGCCTACGATCCGTGGATGGGCAAGCTGCTCGGCGCATCGAAACAAGCGAAGCGCGCGACGATCGTCGTCGCCGACCTGGTCGGCAAGAAGGCCGGCGACAACCCGCACCTCTGGTACGACCCGGCGACGATGCCGGCCGCCGCGCGCGCGATCGCGGCCGAGCTCGGCCGCGTCGATCCGGCCAACAAGGCCGACTACGACGCGAACCTGCAGAAGTTCATCGCATCGCTGAAGTCCGTCGACGACAAGATCGCCGCGCTGCGCGCGCAGTACAAGGGCGTGCCCGTGACGGCCACCGAGCCCGTGTTCGGCTACATGGCCGACGCGATCGGCCTCGAGATGCGCAACCAGCGCTTCCAGCTCGCGACGATGAACGACACCGAGGCGAGCGCACAGGACGTCGCCGCATTCGAGAAGGATCTGCGCGACAAGCGCGTTCGCGTGCTGATCTACAACAGCCAGGCCGAGGAAGCGATGACCAAGCGGATGCTGAAGATCGCGCACGACAGCGGCGTGCCGACGGTCAGCGTCACCGAGACGCAGCCGGCCGGCAAGACCTTCCAGCAATGGATGGCCGCGCAGCTCGACGCGCTCGGCCATGCGCTTTCCACCGGCAAGCCATGA
- a CDS encoding ABC transporter ATP-binding protein yields MTPTPHALALDRVTLELGGRTILRDVSFSIEPGEFVGVLGPNGAGKTTLMRAVLGLVPVAGGTLSVGGLPVARGNASIGYMPQIRSGLANRRMRGYDFVAMAADGHRWGLPHTSAATRRDVDRVLDLVGGRALSHRPLSELSGGERQRLLLAQCLLGNPKLLLLDEPLISLDPNHQRGVVELVRKVQRELGITVLFSAHELNPLLNALDRVLYLGNGVAALGTVDEVITKPVLSRLYGSPIDVMRVNGKIFVMSGDVEIEKHDHEHEDDGGHAHGSGHAHHAHHGHAHPGHSHDV; encoded by the coding sequence ATGACACCGACCCCCCACGCACTCGCGCTCGATCGCGTCACGCTCGAACTGGGCGGACGCACGATCCTGCGCGATGTCAGCTTCTCGATCGAACCGGGCGAATTCGTCGGCGTGCTCGGGCCGAACGGCGCGGGCAAGACGACGCTGATGCGCGCCGTGCTCGGGCTCGTGCCCGTCGCCGGCGGCACGCTGTCGGTCGGCGGCCTGCCGGTCGCGCGCGGCAACGCGTCGATCGGCTATATGCCGCAGATCCGCAGCGGCCTCGCGAACCGCCGGATGCGCGGCTACGACTTCGTCGCGATGGCCGCCGACGGTCATCGCTGGGGGCTGCCGCACACGAGCGCCGCGACGCGGCGCGACGTCGACCGCGTGCTCGATCTGGTCGGCGGCCGCGCGCTGTCGCACCGGCCGCTGTCGGAACTGTCGGGCGGCGAGCGCCAGCGCCTGCTGCTCGCGCAATGCCTGCTCGGCAATCCGAAGCTGCTGCTGCTCGACGAGCCGCTGATCAGCCTCGATCCGAACCACCAGCGCGGCGTCGTCGAACTCGTGCGCAAGGTCCAGCGCGAGCTCGGCATCACCGTGCTGTTCTCTGCGCACGAACTGAACCCGCTGCTCAACGCGCTCGACCGCGTGCTGTATCTCGGCAACGGCGTCGCGGCGCTCGGCACCGTCGACGAGGTGATCACGAAGCCCGTGCTGTCGCGCCTCTACGGATCGCCGATCGACGTGATGCGCGTGAACGGCAAGATCTTCGTGATGTCGGGCGACGTCGAGATCGAGAAGCACGACCACGAACACGAGGACGACGGCGGCCATGCGCACGGCAGCGGCCACGCTCATCACGCTCATCACGGACACGCGCACCCCGGGCATTCGCACGATGTTTGA
- a CDS encoding metal ABC transporter permease, translated as MFEYDFMINAFAASGIVAVLAGIVGYFLVLRGQTFAGHALSHVGFTGATGAVLFGISPIWGMVGFTLATGIAMGALGERLAGRDVAIGVILSGALGFGLLFLHFYTSFATQVTALLFGNVLAVSHDTLAVLAGIGAVSLVALALIARPLLFASLQPELAEAKGVSLRTVSVLFLAVCALAVAAATQIVGVLLVFTLLVGPAAAAQNVSTRLSTGVLLAALFALLEAWLGIVLAYHTDWPTSFWITALSGLVYGASLLRRR; from the coding sequence ATGTTTGAATACGATTTCATGATCAACGCCTTCGCGGCGTCGGGGATCGTCGCGGTGCTCGCGGGCATCGTCGGCTACTTCCTCGTGCTGCGCGGGCAGACCTTCGCCGGCCACGCGCTGTCGCACGTCGGCTTCACCGGCGCGACGGGCGCCGTGCTGTTCGGCATCTCGCCGATCTGGGGCATGGTCGGCTTCACGCTCGCGACCGGCATCGCGATGGGCGCGCTCGGCGAGCGGCTCGCGGGCCGCGACGTCGCAATCGGCGTGATCCTGTCGGGTGCGCTCGGCTTCGGCCTGCTGTTCCTGCATTTCTACACGTCGTTCGCGACGCAGGTCACGGCGCTGCTGTTCGGCAACGTGCTCGCGGTCAGCCACGACACGCTCGCCGTGCTCGCCGGCATCGGCGCGGTGAGCCTCGTCGCGCTCGCCCTGATCGCGCGGCCGCTGCTGTTCGCGTCGCTGCAGCCGGAGCTGGCCGAAGCGAAGGGCGTGTCGCTGCGCACGGTGTCGGTGCTGTTCCTTGCGGTGTGCGCGCTCGCGGTCGCTGCCGCGACGCAGATCGTCGGCGTGCTGCTCGTGTTCACGCTGCTCGTCGGCCCGGCCGCCGCTGCGCAAAACGTGTCGACGCGCCTGTCGACCGGCGTGCTGCTCGCGGCGCTCTTCGCGCTGCTCGAAGCGTGGCTCGGCATCGTGCTCGCGTATCACACCGACTGGCCGACGAGCTTCTGGATCACCGCGCTGTCGGGGCTCGTGTACGGCGCGAGCCTGTTGCGGCGGCGCTGA
- the fghA gene encoding S-formylglutathione hydrolase — MLELVSSHACHGGEQRFYRHDSTTIGLPMKFSVYLPPQAAHGRVPALFYLAGLTCTEETFAIKAGAQQYAAQHGLALVAPDTSPRGAGVPGEADAWDFGVGAGFYVDATEAPWSTHYRMETYVTRELREIVTAELPIDGARLGIFGHSMGGHGALTLALRHPDLYRSVSAFAPIAAPTRCPWGEKAFSGYLGADREAWKQHDASELVARTDAPKFADGILVDQGLADQFLANQLNPDVFEAACAKAGQPLTLRRHPGYDHGYYFISTFIADHIAHHARVLMR; from the coding sequence ATGCTCGAACTCGTTTCATCGCATGCGTGCCACGGCGGCGAGCAGCGCTTCTATCGTCACGATTCGACGACGATCGGCCTGCCGATGAAGTTCTCCGTCTATTTGCCGCCGCAGGCCGCACACGGTCGCGTGCCGGCGCTGTTCTATCTCGCCGGGCTCACCTGCACGGAGGAGACGTTCGCGATCAAGGCCGGCGCGCAGCAGTATGCGGCGCAGCACGGTCTCGCGCTCGTCGCGCCCGACACGAGCCCGCGCGGTGCGGGCGTGCCGGGCGAAGCCGATGCGTGGGATTTCGGCGTCGGCGCAGGCTTCTACGTCGATGCGACCGAAGCGCCGTGGTCCACGCATTACCGGATGGAGACCTACGTGACGCGCGAGCTGCGCGAGATCGTCACGGCCGAGCTGCCGATCGACGGCGCGCGGCTCGGCATCTTCGGCCACTCGATGGGCGGGCACGGCGCGCTGACGCTCGCGCTGCGTCATCCGGACCTGTACCGGTCGGTGTCGGCGTTCGCGCCGATCGCGGCGCCGACGCGCTGCCCGTGGGGCGAGAAGGCGTTCTCGGGCTACCTCGGCGCGGATCGCGAAGCGTGGAAGCAGCACGACGCGAGCGAGCTCGTCGCGCGTACGGATGCGCCGAAATTCGCGGACGGCATCCTCGTCGACCAGGGCCTCGCCGATCAGTTCCTCGCGAACCAGCTGAACCCCGACGTATTCGAAGCCGCGTGCGCGAAGGCCGGCCAGCCGCTCACGCTGCGCCGCCATCCCGGCTACGACCACGGGTATTACTTCATCTCCACGTTCATCGCCGATCACATCGCGCATCACGCACGTGTGCTGATGCGCTGA
- a CDS encoding S-(hydroxymethyl)glutathione dehydrogenase/class III alcohol dehydrogenase — MKTKAAIAWKAGAPLTIEEVDLEGPRAGEVLIEVKATGICHTDYYTLSGADPEGIFPAILGHEGAGVVVDVGPGVGTVRKGDHVIPLYTPECRECKFCLSRKTNLCQKIRATQGKGLMPDATSRFSLDGKPLFHYMGTSTFSNYIVVPEIAVAKVREDAPFDKICYIGCGVTTGVGAVVYSAKVEAGANVVVFGLGGIGLNVIQGAKMVGADKIIGVDINPKRVELAKKFGMTHFINPNEVENVVDHIVQLTDGGADYSFECVGNVKLMRQALECTHKGWGQSFIIGVAAAGEEISTRPFQLVTGREWKGSAFGGARGRTDVPKIVDWYMEGKINIDDLITHTLPLERINEGFDLMKKGESIRSVVLY; from the coding sequence ATGAAGACGAAAGCAGCGATTGCATGGAAGGCGGGCGCGCCGCTGACGATCGAGGAAGTCGATCTCGAAGGCCCGCGCGCGGGCGAAGTGCTGATCGAGGTGAAGGCGACCGGCATCTGCCACACCGACTACTACACGCTGTCCGGCGCCGATCCGGAAGGCATCTTCCCGGCGATCCTCGGCCATGAAGGCGCGGGCGTCGTCGTCGACGTCGGGCCGGGCGTCGGCACGGTGCGCAAGGGCGATCACGTGATTCCGCTCTACACGCCCGAATGCCGCGAGTGCAAGTTCTGCCTGTCGCGCAAGACCAACCTGTGCCAGAAGATCCGCGCGACGCAGGGCAAGGGCCTGATGCCCGACGCGACCTCGCGCTTCTCGCTCGACGGCAAGCCGCTGTTCCACTACATGGGCACCTCGACGTTCTCGAACTACATCGTCGTGCCGGAGATCGCGGTGGCGAAGGTGCGCGAGGATGCGCCGTTCGACAAGATCTGCTACATCGGCTGCGGCGTGACGACGGGCGTCGGCGCGGTGGTCTACTCGGCGAAGGTCGAGGCCGGCGCGAACGTCGTCGTGTTCGGTCTCGGCGGGATCGGGCTGAACGTGATCCAGGGTGCGAAGATGGTCGGCGCGGACAAGATCATCGGCGTCGACATCAATCCGAAGCGCGTCGAGCTCGCGAAGAAGTTCGGCATGACGCATTTCATCAACCCGAACGAAGTCGAGAACGTCGTCGACCATATCGTGCAGCTGACCGACGGCGGCGCCGACTACTCGTTCGAATGCGTCGGCAACGTGAAGCTGATGCGCCAGGCGCTCGAGTGCACGCACAAGGGCTGGGGCCAGTCGTTCATCATCGGCGTGGCCGCGGCCGGCGAAGAGATCAGTACGCGTCCGTTCCAGCTCGTGACGGGCCGCGAATGGAAGGGCTCCGCGTTCGGCGGCGCGCGCGGCCGCACCGACGTGCCGAAGATCGTCGACTGGTACATGGAAGGCAAGATCAACATCGACGACCTGATCACGCACACGCTGCCGCTCGAGCGGATCAACGAAGGCTTCGACCTGATGAAGAAGGGCGAGTCGATCCGCTCGGTCGTGCTGTACTGA
- a CDS encoding xylulokinase: MRLLGIDLGTGSVKLVTIDADGVERAVASEPYPLSSPRPGWAEIAPETWWDALVRAAARLPADERAQVVAIGLSGQMHGVVLMDAAARPVRPALLWPDTRAAREAEAARWSDAPNPVAPGMAGPLLCWLAAHEPDTLRAARWAVQPKDWLRVALGGEVAADPSDACATALASPDGAWDRARIEALALPADRFAPVRASAARCGALDARAAAALGLPAGVPLATGAGDTACAALGSGLVASGDALLTTGSGGQIVVLADALPPARRGLHRYRAAAGGGYYTMAAMQNVGLALEAVRGWLGYPDWAAAYDDAFAQPPSERLCFLPYLTGERSPWMNPDARGGWLGLALGDTRGAMMRAAFDGVAFALRAGLDAIRDANRDDPVASLRVAGGGSVDPRWRQLLADALGASLHALECPNAATRGAALLAGLAIGHWSESALPALAPAASPVAAPRDDRALAARHARFVDLYARTDAWFATGV, encoded by the coding sequence ATGCGTCTGCTCGGCATCGACCTCGGCACCGGCTCCGTCAAACTCGTCACGATCGATGCCGACGGCGTCGAACGCGCGGTCGCGAGCGAACCATATCCGTTGTCGTCGCCGCGACCGGGCTGGGCCGAGATCGCGCCCGAGACGTGGTGGGACGCGCTCGTGCGCGCGGCCGCGCGCTTGCCGGCCGACGAACGCGCGCAGGTCGTTGCGATCGGCTTGTCGGGCCAGATGCACGGCGTCGTGCTGATGGACGCGGCCGCGCGTCCGGTGCGGCCGGCGCTGCTGTGGCCCGACACGCGCGCGGCGCGCGAAGCAGAGGCGGCGCGCTGGTCGGACGCGCCGAATCCGGTCGCGCCCGGAATGGCCGGCCCGCTGCTGTGCTGGCTTGCCGCGCACGAGCCGGACACATTGCGTGCCGCGCGCTGGGCCGTGCAGCCGAAAGACTGGCTGCGCGTCGCGCTCGGCGGCGAGGTCGCGGCCGATCCGAGCGATGCGTGCGCGACGGCGCTTGCGTCGCCCGACGGCGCGTGGGATCGCGCCCGGATCGAGGCGCTCGCGTTGCCGGCCGACCGCTTCGCGCCGGTACGCGCGTCGGCCGCGCGCTGCGGCGCACTCGACGCACGCGCCGCGGCCGCGCTCGGGCTGCCGGCCGGCGTGCCGCTCGCGACCGGCGCCGGCGATACCGCGTGCGCGGCGCTCGGCAGCGGGCTCGTCGCGTCCGGCGACGCGTTGCTGACGACGGGCAGCGGCGGCCAGATCGTCGTGCTCGCCGACGCGTTGCCGCCTGCGCGGCGCGGGCTGCATCGCTATCGTGCGGCGGCGGGCGGTGGCTATTACACGATGGCGGCGATGCAGAACGTGGGACTCGCGCTCGAAGCGGTGCGCGGCTGGCTTGGCTATCCCGACTGGGCCGCCGCCTACGACGACGCGTTCGCGCAGCCGCCGTCCGAGCGGCTCTGCTTCCTGCCGTATCTGACCGGCGAGCGCTCGCCGTGGATGAATCCCGATGCGCGCGGCGGCTGGCTCGGCCTCGCGCTCGGCGACACGCGTGGCGCGATGATGCGTGCCGCATTCGATGGCGTCGCGTTCGCGCTGCGCGCAGGGCTCGACGCGATCCGCGATGCGAACCGTGACGATCCCGTCGCGTCGTTGCGCGTCGCGGGCGGCGGCTCCGTCGATCCGCGCTGGCGGCAGCTGCTCGCCGATGCGCTCGGCGCGTCGCTCCACGCGCTCGAATGTCCGAATGCGGCGACGCGCGGCGCCGCGCTGCTCGCGGGTCTCGCGATCGGCCACTGGAGCGAATCGGCATTGCCCGCGCTCGCACCGGCCGCGTCGCCGGTTGCCGCGCCGCGCGACGATCGCGCGCTCGCCGCGCGGCACGCGCGCTTCGTCGACCTGTATGCGCGCACCGATGCGTGGTTCGCGACGGGCGTTTAA
- a CDS encoding nucleobase:cation symporter-2 family protein has translation MQSNTVHPCDEVLPTGKLVTLGLQHVLVMYAGAVAVPLIVGGALKLPKDQIAFLISADLFSCGIATLIQTLGLWIFGIRLPVIMGCTFAAVGPMIAIGTNPGLGILDIFGSTIAAGIIGIVLAPMIGKLLRFFPPVVVGTVISVIGLSLMEVGINWAAGGVGNPEYGSPVYLGLSLLVLTLILLINKYGRGFVANISVLLGIVAGFVIAFALGRVNTDGVSVAPWVGFVMPFHFGWPHFDPLSIATMVTVMFVTFIESTGMFLAVGDMVERPVDQDRLVRGLRVDGLGTLIGGIFNSFPHTSFSQNVGLIGVTGVKSRFVCATGGVILVLLGLFPKMAQVVASVPPFVLGGAGIVMFGMVAANGIKVLSKVDFVKNHHNLFIVAVSIGMGLVPVVSPHFFSKLPPALAPILHSGILLASASAVILNLVFNGVKGEKDAKCEIRRAGHDFDGQAVDAHH, from the coding sequence ATGCAATCGAACACGGTCCATCCGTGCGATGAGGTGTTGCCGACCGGCAAGCTTGTAACGCTCGGCCTGCAGCACGTCCTCGTCATGTACGCCGGCGCCGTCGCCGTGCCGCTTATCGTCGGCGGCGCGCTCAAGCTGCCGAAAGACCAGATCGCGTTCCTGATCAGCGCCGATCTGTTTTCGTGCGGCATCGCCACGCTGATCCAGACGCTCGGCCTGTGGATCTTCGGCATCCGCCTGCCCGTGATCATGGGCTGCACGTTCGCGGCCGTCGGCCCGATGATCGCGATCGGCACGAACCCCGGCCTCGGCATTCTCGACATCTTCGGCTCGACGATCGCAGCCGGCATCATCGGCATCGTGCTCGCGCCGATGATCGGCAAGCTGCTGCGGTTCTTCCCGCCCGTCGTCGTCGGCACCGTGATCTCGGTGATCGGGCTGTCGCTGATGGAAGTCGGAATCAACTGGGCGGCAGGCGGCGTCGGCAACCCCGAATACGGCAGCCCGGTCTACCTCGGCCTGTCGCTGCTCGTGCTCACGCTGATCCTGCTGATCAACAAGTACGGCCGCGGCTTCGTCGCCAACATCTCGGTGCTGCTCGGGATCGTCGCGGGCTTCGTGATCGCGTTCGCACTCGGCCGCGTGAACACCGACGGCGTATCGGTCGCGCCGTGGGTCGGTTTCGTGATGCCGTTCCACTTCGGCTGGCCGCACTTCGACCCGCTGTCGATCGCGACGATGGTCACGGTGATGTTCGTCACGTTCATCGAATCGACCGGGATGTTCCTCGCGGTCGGCGACATGGTGGAGCGCCCGGTCGATCAGGATCGTCTCGTGCGCGGGCTGCGCGTGGACGGCCTCGGCACGCTGATCGGCGGCATCTTCAACTCGTTCCCGCATACGTCGTTCTCGCAGAACGTCGGCCTGATCGGCGTGACGGGCGTGAAGAGCCGCTTCGTGTGCGCGACCGGCGGCGTGATCCTCGTGCTGCTCGGCCTGTTCCCGAAGATGGCGCAGGTCGTCGCCTCGGTGCCGCCGTTCGTGCTCGGCGGGGCCGGCATCGTGATGTTCGGGATGGTCGCCGCAAACGGCATCAAGGTGCTGTCGAAGGTCGACTTCGTGAAGAACCACCACAACCTGTTCATCGTCGCGGTCAGCATCGGCATGGGCCTCGTGCCGGTCGTGTCGCCGCACTTCTTCTCGAAGCTGCCGCCGGCGCTCGCACCGATCCTGCATAGCGGCATCCTGCTCGCATCCGCGTCGGCCGTGATCCTGAACCTCGTGTTCAACGGCGTGAAGGGCGAGAAGGACGCGAAATGCGAAATCCGTCGCGCCGGCCACGACTTCGACGGACAGGCCGTCGACGCGCATCACTGA